CATGGACGGGGCAAACAGGGAGCCTGAGAGGGGGGTACCACCAAGTGAAGGGCAAAGAGAGGAATGTGTTACTGTAGTGCTGCAGGAATTACTGTCACACCAGAGAGGTGATGAATGTAaacgtgttgttgttgctgtcactGACAAAGTTGATTTGGCATTGCTCCAGTCTGGCAATATCCCCAATGTCCAACTCTGACAGTAACTGAGTTgggtctgtgtttgttgtgaaaaCCTTCTGTCGTTCCTCGACCTCCTGCTTCTCATCTTTgctttcctcctccccctcctcctcctcctcctcttcctcggtGATGGAGCAGAGGCGAGTGGCGCTCCCCGGGTTGTCAGCAGGCGGTCTGTAGTGGCACTGCCCGTTCAGCAGCCTCCTCAGTGGCATCAGGGGCACCGCCTCCTCgcccagcagctgctgctggcagtGCCGGAAATCGCTCTGACGCTTCAGACGCTTGAACTCGCTGAAGGCGGAGGTGGCGTTCTGGTAGAGGCTGTGGGCGATGGCCTGGGCCTTCTCCGACTTGCTAACCAGGACGGCGTGACACCGGAGCACCACGGCCATGTTCTTGACCTGGTGCCTGTAGATCCATGCCAGGATCTTGGGCCGGCACGGGTCGGCGTTGCAGTAGGTGATCCTGTTCAGGGAGTAAAGATGGATGGGTTTCTTTTTCCCAGATTTGTCAGCACTCATCCGGATGCCTTGCGGCCCCACCGATAACCTCATCTTGACACTCTGCTCCCCGTAGTTGCTCCTCGCCCAGATCTTGGCCACCGCCTCCTGAGTGCAGCCGTCTCCCTTCGCTGTGATGGTGACCACACTCCCCAGGTAGCGCACATTGTAAACAGGCTCCTCTTTGTTCAGTTCCACCTTTTGTCGTTTGGTGTGGAAGATGCTGCCCACCCAGTCGAAGGGGCAGTCGGGCAGCAAGTCAGGACAAGAGCGCagcaaagaggagaggatggagtgATAGGTCAGCCCGGTCCCCAGGCTCTTGGGTTTACTCTTGGCTTCATCCTCCACCAGAACAAACTTATTCCTTCTCCAGGGCAGCATGGTGCGGGAGGAGTTGGAGCGAGCGAGCCCCTCAGCTGCTGCGTTTGCTCTTCAGCTCAGGCGAAAGAGTCGGAAAGCCGGTGTGTgcgagggagagggagagagagagagagagagagagagagaaaagcagagagaagctgCTTCTCGAAGCACAGAGGAGAGACTGAGAGCTCCGAGCCTCAGCCAGTCTGTTCCCCCGCTcgctcctccttcctctcctcctcctcctcctcttttctcctctgttgtcTGCATCATGCAGCGCTGATCAGTGCAGGAGCTTTAGCCCGGCGCTCAGGCACTCTCAACCCCCCTCCCTGCTTCGTTGTTTTGCTTCCAAATGGCTCCCTACCAGAGCATTATTTATCCTTCCAGCTTTGCACCGAGGTATcactgtatttttgtttcttgaAAACACGAGGAGGAGCGTACATCCCTGAGTCATCCTCTCTCAGGGGACTTCGGTGACTCGTAAATTCTGGTGTAAAAGTCAGTCAAGTCCACAGAATATGATTTATTCTTGATGTTTAATCATCTGAATGATCATAATTCATCGTTTAGCATGAGGATAAAAGTCCAAATCATCTTGTAATACCTGGAATAAccctgcagaacaacaacattcaAGTCTCACTGTCCTCTGATGCTGTTAAACTTTGTTTACATCAGCAGTTTTGGAGtttgagaaacacacagactctATAAAATCTAATTATGATCTGACATAAAACTTCCATCGGAGTGATATTACTAAATAATTCAAAGGGAGAACAAGTTTCTGGAATTAAAAATCGTTGcatgaaatgtaaattatgCATGAAATAAGGAGTTCCAGTTATTTGTGACtgataatgtgttttatattcgACGCAGTACactttattgcttttttaaaagcatgtcTTGCTCTTCAAATGAGGCAGTGAAGCAAAATAATGTGGAAACTTCAAACTCCGTCTCtgtcaaaattattattttagatatttttccAGGACAGGAAGTGCGTGTAGTTCGTAGGTGGATAGTGGCGTTAGAGTCAGGTTTAGGTTGAGGTTATGGGGGCGGTAGCGGTttcagttaaacattaataaagtaCAGGCATCGTGCTTCAGGTAATTACTGTTACTTCTATTCTAGCCAGGCTCGGAAGAGACTCCCCAATAAAATATCTCATGATTGGATGGACTGACGTGAAATCTTGTGCATATATTCGTGGTCCCAAGAGGATGAAGCCTACTGACTTTAGTGATTTCTTGACTTTTCATTTAACGACATGGCTCGTCcgctaatcagatgatcggtggttcgatccccggctcctccagtccacgagcaagatactgaaccgcAGATTtctttgtccaatactttgcACTTTATCTTTATCACCAAGTTATTCCAAAACTAAACATATCCGCATCATAAGAGCATTTTAACATGACGATGCTGTGCCTTAGTACAACTTGCTAAGATAGCTGTAGACTCAAGCTTCAATTCAGATCTATGTAGTACACGATGTACTTCGTGGTGTAGTGCAATTTAGGCAGGGTTAGTGTTGAGTACAGCCGTTATGAGCAAGTATTACCGAATGTGACGATTGCAACATATGTGCATATGTACAAAACCAATGTCATCTGACAGGtgccataaaaacagacaaagcatggtaaaaaaaattacattttttgggACAATGATTATGTTATTTGATGCTCCAGACTCTCAACATTTGAGCCAAGATAGTTTAATATTGGTGTCCTAACATCAGATTAaaacatatacatttaaaaaaaggtctgtCCTAAGGCAtttattagtttctgactctgaGAAGCTCAACCCTGTTTTGGATATCCTATGCTGTTTGCCTGAAAACAAATCCTCTGTTGCAAACTACCAAATtaattatgttatatatatacatcGAGCAGGCTGGGTTGAAATTCAGTGCAAAGTCAGAGAACACGTGTGAACATCTGCCCTATATTGATAGTCTGTATAtccaaacatctgtctgagcGGCTGACACCGTCTAACGAGGGTAGATAAAAGGCGTCTGCTCGAAGTTTCTAGTGCAGTGAATCAGAGTAAGTgtcatctgtgtctgtctcagtgGTGCCGGGCGGTGTGGACTGAACTGTCATTCGCGGATGTTGGATGAAGTTCTCTGCTGAGAGGTTAGTTACTGTGGCAACGCCGGGTCTCTTTTTCTAcctccggtgtgtgtgtgtgtgtgtgtgtgtgtgtgtgtgtgtgtgtgtgtgtgtgtgtgctgctgtgaattaaataaaagcatgaatagaaaaataaattgctttTGAGTCACTGTCTCATACATGGACGTGATTTATTCCAATTATCTGAAGAGAGAGTACATT
The sequence above is drawn from the Larimichthys crocea isolate SSNF chromosome XV, L_crocea_2.0, whole genome shotgun sequence genome and encodes:
- the fam43b gene encoding protein FAM43B translates to MLPWRRNKFVLVEDEAKSKPKSLGTGLTYHSILSSLLRSCPDLLPDCPFDWVGSIFHTKRQKVELNKEEPVYNVRYLGSVVTITAKGDGCTQEAVAKIWARSNYGEQSVKMRLSVGPQGIRMSADKSGKKKPIHLYSLNRITYCNADPCRPKILAWIYRHQVKNMAVVLRCHAVLVSKSEKAQAIAHSLYQNATSAFSEFKRLKRQSDFRHCQQQLLGEEAVPLMPLRRLLNGQCHYRPPADNPGSATRLCSITEEEEEEEEGEEESKDEKQEVEERQKVFTTNTDPTQLLSELDIGDIARLEQCQINFVSDSNNNTFTFITSLV